One genomic region from Lysobacterales bacterium encodes:
- the coxB gene encoding cytochrome c oxidase subunit II: MLMKRVHWSQLGTGLMALLFSAMAFANPERWQLNMTTGVTDTAGEVYKLHMITLWICVAIGIVVFGAMAIAMFKFRKSKGAKAAGWSHNTTAEIIWTVVPVLILVAVAWPATKTMFRMEDTTGSEMTVKITGYQWMWRYEIVNYKGQPGNVNFVSRIDRGSDSVRQLGSGKTPQTVTDAEGNNIYLLDVDKPLVLPTDTKIRFVITADDVIHSWWVPVFGWKQDAIPGVINENWTRINEPGIYRGQCAELCGKDHGFMPIVVKAVTPAEFESWLAAEQANGDAARVAQANASTAGAVAQN, from the coding sequence ATGCTGATGAAGCGTGTCCACTGGAGCCAACTGGGAACGGGTTTGATGGCCCTGCTGTTCTCGGCCATGGCCTTCGCCAATCCCGAGCGCTGGCAGCTCAACATGACGACTGGCGTCACCGATACCGCCGGTGAGGTCTACAAGCTGCACATGATCACGCTGTGGATCTGCGTGGCGATCGGCATCGTGGTGTTCGGTGCCATGGCGATCGCCATGTTCAAGTTCCGCAAGTCCAAGGGCGCCAAGGCCGCAGGCTGGAGCCACAACACCACCGCCGAAATCATCTGGACGGTCGTGCCCGTGCTGATTCTTGTGGCCGTGGCGTGGCCCGCCACCAAGACCATGTTCCGTATGGAAGACACCACCGGCTCCGAGATGACGGTGAAGATCACGGGCTACCAGTGGATGTGGCGCTACGAGATCGTCAACTACAAGGGCCAGCCCGGCAACGTCAACTTCGTGAGCCGTATCGACCGCGGCAGCGACAGTGTGCGTCAGCTCGGCTCTGGCAAGACCCCGCAGACGGTCACCGACGCTGAGGGCAACAACATCTATCTGCTGGATGTCGACAAGCCGCTGGTGCTGCCGACCGACACCAAGATCCGCTTCGTCATCACCGCGGATGACGTCATCCACAGCTGGTGGGTGCCGGTGTTTGGCTGGAAGCAGGACGCCATCCCCGGCGTCATCAACGAGAACTGGACCCGCATCAACGAACCGGGCATCTATCGGGGCCAATGCGCCGAACTCTGCGGCAAAGACCATGGCTTCATGCCGATCGTGGTCAAGGCGGTGACGCCGGCCGAGTTCGAGAGCTGGCTGGCGGCCGAACAGGCCAACGGCGACGCGGCCCGCGTGGCCCAGGCCAATGCTTCGACGGCGGGCGCCGTCGCGCAGAACTGA
- a CDS encoding cytochrome c oxidase subunit 3, which translates to MAHTHDDANVYYVPHSSPWPIVGAVGLFITMLGVASWIDGAAWGMWVFYAGLAITLFMLSGWFADQINESVGGKYNSQVDRSFRMGMLWFIFSEVMFFAAFFGALFYARIFSVPWLGGEGAGVATHEFLWSGFDAAWPTNGPADLNGSFQTIPAWGIPLLNTLLLLASGVTLTIAHHALKAGERGKILFWLGATVVLGAIFMYFQVYEYMHAYGDLNLKLSSGIYGSTFFMLTGFHGMHVTLGAIMLAVMWFRVAKGHFTKDNHFAFEAVAWYWHFVDVVWLILFMFVYVL; encoded by the coding sequence ATGGCACACACCCACGACGACGCCAACGTCTATTACGTCCCACACAGCAGCCCCTGGCCCATCGTTGGTGCAGTCGGTCTCTTCATCACCATGCTTGGCGTCGCCAGCTGGATCGACGGCGCCGCCTGGGGAATGTGGGTCTTCTACGCCGGTCTCGCCATCACGCTGTTCATGCTGAGCGGCTGGTTTGCCGACCAGATCAACGAGTCGGTGGGCGGCAAGTACAACTCGCAGGTCGATCGCAGCTTCCGCATGGGCATGCTGTGGTTCATCTTTTCCGAAGTGATGTTCTTTGCGGCCTTCTTCGGCGCTCTGTTCTATGCCCGCATCTTCTCGGTGCCGTGGCTGGGCGGCGAGGGTGCGGGCGTGGCGACGCATGAGTTCCTGTGGAGCGGTTTCGACGCCGCCTGGCCTACCAATGGCCCGGCCGATCTCAATGGCAGCTTCCAGACCATTCCGGCCTGGGGCATCCCGCTGTTGAACACCCTGTTGCTGCTGGCGTCCGGCGTGACGCTGACCATCGCCCACCACGCGCTCAAGGCTGGCGAGCGCGGCAAGATCCTGTTCTGGCTGGGTGCCACCGTGGTTCTCGGTGCGATCTTCATGTACTTCCAGGTCTACGAGTACATGCACGCCTATGGCGATCTGAACCTCAAGCTGAGCTCGGGCATCTACGGTTCGACCTTCTTCATGCTCACCGGCTTCCACGGCATGCACGTCACCCTGGGCGCGATCATGCTGGCGGTCATGTGGTTCCGCGTCGCCAAGGGCCATTTCACCAAGGACAACCACTTCGCTTTCGAAGCGGTTGCGTGGTACTGGCACTTCGTCGACGTGGTTTGGCTGATCCTCTTCATGTTCGTCTACGTGCTCTGA
- the ctaD gene encoding cytochrome c oxidase subunit I yields the protein MATSSAAHHDEHHDHKPTGFMDRWVLTTNHKDIGTLYLVFSLVMFLIGGAMALVIRAELFQPGLQLVHPEFFNQMTTMHALVMIFGAVMPAFVGLANWMVPLMIGAPDMALPRMNNLSFWIMPFAFTLLLIPLFLPGGGPAGGWTLYPPLSLQGGTNVAFTIFAIHLMGISSIMGAINIIATILNMRAPGMDLLKMPVFVWTWLITAFLLIAVMPVLAGAVTMLLTDKFFGTAFFNAAGGGDPVMYQHIFWFFGHPEVYIMILPAFGIVSEIIPTFARKPLFGYQAMVYATASIAFLSFIVWAHHMFTVGMPLGGQLFFMYATMLIAVPTGVKVFNWVSTMWKGSMTFETPMLFAIGFVIMFTIGGFSGLMLAIVPADFQYHDTYFVVAHFHYVLVTGAVYSIMAAAYYWLPKWTGHMYNETLGKWHFWLSTIFVNVLFFPQHFLGLAGMPRRIPDYNVAFADFNMISSIGGFGFGLSQLLFVYIVWSCARGGAKATAEVWEGARGLEWTVPSPAPHHTFTTPPVIDDSKLAHGNVAH from the coding sequence ATGGCGACTTCAAGCGCAGCACATCACGACGAGCACCACGACCATAAGCCGACGGGCTTCATGGATCGCTGGGTCCTGACGACCAACCACAAGGACATCGGTACCCTGTACCTGGTGTTCTCACTGGTGATGTTCCTGATCGGTGGTGCGATGGCCCTGGTCATCCGCGCCGAGCTGTTCCAGCCGGGTCTGCAGCTGGTGCATCCGGAATTCTTCAACCAGATGACCACCATGCATGCGCTGGTGATGATTTTCGGCGCGGTCATGCCGGCTTTCGTCGGCCTGGCGAACTGGATGGTGCCGCTGATGATCGGCGCGCCCGACATGGCGCTGCCGCGCATGAACAACCTGTCCTTCTGGATCATGCCGTTCGCGTTCACGCTGCTGCTGATCCCGCTGTTCCTGCCCGGCGGTGGCCCGGCCGGTGGCTGGACGCTGTACCCGCCGCTCTCGCTGCAGGGCGGCACCAACGTCGCATTCACCATTTTCGCCATCCACCTGATGGGCATCAGTTCGATCATGGGTGCGATCAACATCATCGCGACCATCCTCAACATGCGCGCCCCCGGCATGGACCTGCTGAAGATGCCGGTGTTCGTGTGGACCTGGCTGATCACTGCATTCCTGCTGATCGCTGTGATGCCGGTGCTGGCCGGTGCGGTCACGATGCTGCTGACCGACAAGTTCTTCGGCACCGCCTTCTTCAATGCCGCGGGCGGCGGCGATCCGGTGATGTACCAGCACATCTTCTGGTTCTTCGGTCACCCGGAGGTCTACATCATGATCCTCCCGGCCTTCGGCATCGTTTCCGAGATCATCCCGACCTTTGCCCGCAAGCCGCTGTTCGGCTACCAGGCGATGGTCTACGCGACGGCCTCGATCGCCTTCCTGAGCTTCATCGTGTGGGCCCACCACATGTTCACAGTCGGCATGCCCCTCGGCGGCCAGCTGTTCTTCATGTACGCCACGATGCTGATCGCCGTGCCGACCGGCGTTAAGGTCTTCAACTGGGTCTCGACGATGTGGAAGGGCTCAATGACCTTCGAGACGCCGATGCTGTTCGCGATCGGCTTCGTCATCATGTTCACCATCGGCGGCTTCTCTGGCCTGATGCTGGCGATCGTCCCTGCCGACTTCCAGTACCACGACACCTACTTCGTGGTCGCGCACTTCCACTATGTGCTGGTCACCGGGGCGGTCTATTCGATCATGGCTGCGGCGTACTACTGGCTGCCGAAGTGGACCGGCCACATGTACAACGAGACGCTGGGCAAGTGGCATTTCTGGCTGTCGACCATTTTCGTCAATGTGCTGTTCTTCCCGCAGCACTTCCTGGGACTCGCCGGTATGCCGCGTCGAATCCCGGATTACAACGTCGCCTTCGCCGATTTCAACATGATCAGCTCGATTGGCGGCTTCGGCTTCGGCCTGTCGCAGCTGCTGTTCGTCTATATCGTGTGGAGCTGCGCGCGCGGCGGTGCCAAGGCCACCGCCGAAGTGTGGGAAGGCGCGAGGGGTTTGGAGTGGACGGTGCCCAGCCCGGCCCCGCACCACACCTTCACCACCCCGCCGGTCATCGACGACAGCAAGCTGGCGCACGGTAACGTCGCCCACTAA
- a CDS encoding DUF2244 domain-containing protein, with the protein MIEFSSCSSDDEGLWERWVLKPNRSLGRRQARLFFAAVVSMSTLVSGYSWFQGNVFAPIFAVAEVSLLALVFWVVWRRAERAEVISINSDRVRVNRVPELVEALSEPPQWVRLEAEDGQLFLASRGRRVDVGRFLGEIEREQLAKDLEHGLNKARAEAVYRFTEDSR; encoded by the coding sequence ATGATCGAGTTCAGCTCTTGCAGCAGCGATGACGAGGGTCTTTGGGAGCGGTGGGTGCTCAAGCCCAATCGCTCGCTTGGCCGCAGGCAGGCGAGGCTGTTCTTCGCCGCTGTGGTGAGTATGTCAACGCTGGTGAGCGGCTACAGCTGGTTTCAGGGGAACGTCTTTGCTCCCATCTTTGCCGTCGCGGAGGTTTCGCTTCTGGCGCTGGTGTTCTGGGTCGTTTGGCGGCGCGCAGAGCGTGCCGAGGTGATTTCGATCAACTCAGATCGCGTACGCGTCAATCGTGTGCCGGAGCTCGTGGAGGCGCTCAGCGAACCGCCTCAGTGGGTGCGACTTGAAGCCGAGGATGGTCAGCTGTTTCTTGCGAGCCGAGGACGGCGCGTGGATGTGGGGCGCTTCCTCGGCGAAATCGAGCGGGAGCAACTCGCGAAGGATCTGGAGCACGGCCTCAACAAGGCGCGTGCAGAAGCGGTTTACAGGTTTACTGAAGACTCAAGGTGA
- a CDS encoding cytochrome c oxidase assembly protein: MSTEAPARSETRKVLGRAVLACACTFLFAFSLVPLYRIACEKIFGITLERTPTGETVVASYEVDTSRTITVEFDAGVNSRLNWAFRSDQFQMQVHPGQMYEAMFHARNIDSRPIVGQAVPSVAPSRASIFFNKTECFCFTEQLLHPGEERPMPVRFVIDPALPREITTLTLSYTFFNNEHATARVAAAGMH; encoded by the coding sequence ATGAGCACCGAAGCCCCAGCCCGCTCGGAAACCCGCAAGGTCCTTGGTCGCGCCGTCCTGGCCTGTGCCTGCACCTTCCTGTTTGCGTTCTCGCTGGTGCCGCTGTATCGCATCGCCTGCGAGAAGATCTTCGGTATCACCCTGGAGCGCACGCCGACCGGCGAGACGGTCGTCGCCAGCTACGAGGTGGACACCAGTCGGACCATCACGGTCGAGTTCGATGCTGGCGTCAATTCGCGCCTCAACTGGGCCTTCCGCTCGGACCAGTTCCAGATGCAGGTGCATCCCGGGCAGATGTACGAGGCGATGTTCCACGCCCGCAACATCGACAGCAGGCCCATCGTTGGCCAGGCGGTGCCCAGCGTGGCGCCCTCGCGGGCGTCGATCTTCTTCAACAAGACCGAGTGTTTCTGCTTCACCGAGCAGCTGCTGCACCCCGGCGAGGAGCGTCCGATGCCGGTGCGTTTCGTGATCGACCCCGCGCTGCCGCGCGAAATCACCACGCTCACGCTGTCCTATACCTTCTTCAACAACGAGCACGCCACCGCGCGCGTCGCCGCAGCCGGCATGCACTGA
- a CDS encoding SURF1 family protein: MSAPARPLRHYLLAAFGLGMVLVFAGLANWQWSRSIEKQALLDRVEAARSAPARALADALSDPAARDLPVRVEAKLALRTEPRLLLDNQQREGRVGLREYALARVPGEGERWLLVDLGWLVMAADRRLPQLEALPDSIEARGLLTGLPGQGIRLAQNPPPAESPSLINYLDAQELSSQLNIAIVPRLLRLDPDLPIGHARDLDVLPNTLPPAKHQGYALQWAGLSLAALVITFLLFFRSRA; encoded by the coding sequence GTGAGCGCCCCTGCACGCCCGCTGCGTCACTACCTGCTGGCCGCTTTCGGTCTCGGCATGGTCCTGGTGTTCGCTGGCCTCGCGAACTGGCAATGGTCGCGTTCGATCGAGAAGCAGGCACTTTTGGACCGCGTCGAGGCGGCCAGGTCAGCGCCCGCTCGCGCGCTTGCAGATGCGCTGTCCGATCCCGCAGCGCGCGATCTGCCCGTGCGCGTCGAAGCGAAGCTTGCGCTGCGCACCGAACCGCGTCTGTTGCTGGACAACCAGCAGCGCGAGGGCCGGGTGGGCCTGCGCGAGTACGCGCTGGCGCGCGTGCCGGGTGAGGGCGAGCGCTGGCTGCTGGTCGATCTCGGCTGGCTTGTGATGGCCGCGGACCGCCGCCTACCTCAGCTCGAAGCGCTGCCGGACAGCATCGAGGCACGCGGCTTGCTCACCGGTCTGCCCGGGCAGGGTATTCGACTGGCTCAGAATCCGCCTCCAGCCGAGTCTCCGAGCCTGATCAACTACCTCGACGCGCAAGAGCTGTCCAGCCAGTTGAACATCGCCATCGTCCCGCGCCTTCTGCGCCTCGATCCTGATCTGCCGATCGGGCATGCGCGCGATCTGGACGTCCTGCCGAATACACTGCCGCCCGCCAAGCATCAGGGCTACGCCCTGCAGTGGGCAGGCCTCTCGCTCGCCGCGCTGGTCATCACCTTCCTGCTTTTCTTCCGGAGTCGCGCATGA
- a CDS encoding twin transmembrane helix small protein, with translation MEKLLIVAFLALILYNLGAGLYYMIADKGATHRTVNALTRRIGLSVGLIVLVLIGIATGVIQPHGIGG, from the coding sequence ATGGAGAAGCTGCTGATCGTCGCCTTCCTCGCGCTCATCCTCTACAACCTCGGCGCGGGCCTCTACTACATGATCGCGGACAAGGGCGCCACGCACCGCACGGTGAATGCGCTGACGCGACGCATCGGTCTTTCGGTTGGACTGATTGTGCTGGTGCTAATCGGTATCGCCACCGGCGTGATCCAGCCGCACGGCATCGGCGGCTGA